The Trichosurus vulpecula isolate mTriVul1 chromosome 3, mTriVul1.pri, whole genome shotgun sequence genome includes a window with the following:
- the LOC118844326 gene encoding zinc finger protein OZF-like has product MAPVLTARPGQESVTFKDVAVEFTQEEWVQLHPSQQKLYRDVMLENYRNLVSLGFAVSKPDVIYQLERKEASWMPEADIPRSTYPGREEFPREKPYECSVCGKAFRTKTQLVVHQRVHTGKIIYECKECGKAFHWNSDHIKHQRIHTGEKPYECSECGKAFRRKPQLTVHQRIHTGEKPYECSECGKAFRMKEYLTVHQRIHTGEILYKCKECGKVFHYNSGLIRHQRIHTEEKPYECSECGKAFRRKPQLIVHQSIHTGVRPYECNECGKAFRRKAYFTEHQRIHTGEKPYKCSECGKSFRSKTQLTVHQRIHTGEKPYECKDCGKAFHRNSDLIKHQRIHTGEKPYECSECAKAFRRKAKLTEHQRIHTGEKPYECNACGKSFRQRTQLYVHQRIHTGEIPHECKECGKAFLYNSELIKHQRIHTGEKPYKCECGKAFRKKSHLTVHQRIHTGEILYECKECGKACHYNSDLIVHQRIHTGERPYECNECGKTFKQRTQLTQHQSIHTRERPYECNECGKTFKLRTHLAQHQRIHSGEKL; this is encoded by the exons GAATcagtgacattcaaggatgtggctgtggaatTCACGCAGGAAGAGTGGGTACAATTGCACCCATCTCAGCAAAAGTTGTACagggatgtgatgctggagaactatagGAACTTGGTCTCTTTGG GATTTGCAGTTTCCAAACCAGATGTGATCTACCAgttggaaagaaaggaagcatcTTGGATGCCAGAGGCAGATATTCCCAGAAGCACCTATCCAG ggagggaagaatttcctagagaaaaaccttatgaatgtagtgtgtgtgggaaggccttcaggacTAAGACGCAACTTGTTGTACATCAGAGAGTTCATACTGGAAAGATTATTTATGAATGTAAggagtgtgggaaggccttccatTGGAACTCAGATCATAttaaacatcaaagaattcatactggagagaaaccttatgaatgtagtgaatgtggaaaggccttcagaagGAAGCCACAacttactgtacatcagagaattcatactggagaaaaaccttatgaatgtagtgaatgtgggaaggcattTAGGATGAAGGAATATCTTACTGtgcaccagagaattcatactggagagattCTTTATAAATGTAAGGAGTGTGGGAAGGTTTTCCACTACAACTCAGGACTTATtcgacatcaaagaattcatactgaagagaagccttatgaatgcagtgaatgtgggaaggccttcaggagGAAGCCCCAGCTTATTGTACATCAGAGCATTCATACTGGAGTgagaccttatgaatgtaatgaatgtgggaaggccttcaggagGAAGGCATATTTTACtgagcatcagagaattcatactggagagaaaccttataaatgtagtgaatgtgggaagtcCTTTAGGAGTAAGACACAacttactgtacatcagagaattcatacaggagagaaaccttatgaatgtaaggaTTGTGGAAAGGCCTTCCATCGCAACTCAGATCTTATTAAACATCAacgaatccatactggagagaaaccttatgaatgtagtgaatgtgcaAAGGCCTTCAGGAGGAAAGCAAAACTTACTgagcatcaaagaattcatactggagagaaaccttatgagtgtaATGCATGTGGGAAGTCCTTTAGACAGAGGACACAACTTTATgtccatcagagaattcatactggagagattCCTCATGAATGTAAGGAGTGTGGGAAGGCTTTCCTCTACAACTCAGAACTTAttaaacatcaaagaattcacaccggagagaaaccttataaatgtgaatgtgggaaggctttcaggAAGAAGTCACATCTTACTGTCcatcagaggattcatactggagagattCTTTATGAATGTAAGGAGTGTGGAAAGGCTTGCCACTACAACTCAGATCTTATtgtacatcaaagaattcatactggagagagaccttatgaatgtaatgaatgtggaaagacctTCAAACAGAGGACACaacttactcaacatcagagtATTCATACTAGAGAGAgaccatatgaatgtaatgaatgtgggaagaccttcaAACTGAGAACACATCTTGCtcaacatcaaagaattcattctggagagaaacttTAA